agctgtgtcagagctcagagataaaatacaggacatcctgagggacaaatggacaaacatctcactgacagtgactAATGTGGATGTTTTACTGCCACAACCAGAgctgaagaccagagctgagtttttacaatattcatgtgaaatcactctggatccaaacacagcatacACATCATTGCTATTATCTGAAgggaacagaaaagcaacaTACACGAgtcaacaacagtcttattctagtcacacagaTAGATTCACTGTATGGTATCAGGtgctgagtagagagagtctgactggacgttgttactgggaggtggagtggagcggGATAGGAATTCGTATAGCAGTTGCATACAAGAACATCAGCAGAGTAGGGGACTCGAATGAATGTGGATTTGGActtaatgacaaatcttggatGTTAATCTGTTACACGACTGGCTATGACTTCTatttcaacaacattaaaactgctatctcaggtcctcgttcctccagagtcggagtgtacctggatcacagagcaggtattctgtccttctacagcgtctctgaaaccatgactctcctccacacagtccagaccacattcactcagcctctctatgctggactttgtgtttactttgatggagccacagctgagttgtgtaaactcAAATAGACAAAAGTAATtccagacttcatgtgtcagattctgtgtttttgatttttcatgtttttgtctccatgttttcaAACTGCTCAGAGTTCAGCTGTCACACTAATAGTGattgtcaacactttttttaactttatgtatgtgttgtttacatcatcagtttctttaatatatttacatttttcatttgtgtttttatccatgcaGGATATCACTGCTCTTAATGATGTTgcttttttgaaaatgaaatgacaagtgaataaaataaataagaaatggAAGTGATAAATGATtaggtaaataaataagtagacAAATGTATAGAAATCAAGATAAAATAACAATTGCGCTGCCAGTTATACAGGATGCTTTAGACTGCTATACATTATGTTTCAAACAAAGGCTGTGAGAAAGTAAGTGGATGAATTAATAATCCCATTCCTGCCTCATCCAGGTAGGCAAGGAATGAGTCCCAGATAgctgaacatttatttaatttagttaattCTCAAAAACCTGAGTCTTTCCAATTATATGACTGAAATCATGTGAATCATCCACCTTTGAAAAGAAGGGGGAGAAGTTGATATACGTTACCTTATGATAGTCGGGAGGCGTACAGTAGATTGTGGGCAGCCTCCGGTTTGAAGGATCTCTTATAGGCCTTTGAAGAATAgcagtcacattttttttaaaccaaagtccagataaagagagacagaaccAGAAAGCCCCACGAGATCCAACACCTGTCACAGAACGGGGATACAAAGGGATAGATCTGGTGTATATGAtgatgtgaacttctctttgctataaatgttagtttcatgttgtaattataatgataataatcagcAAGTagatcattaatgatgttcttagTACATAGCTGACATACTGGGTGGATGaagtgaatctgaatctgaaatcACTGAacagactttactgattggatggtTGATCTGTCTCAAGCTTTacataatcaataaaaaaagttttcaaaagtgagaaaagtcttctgtcttcatctcagtgtttcattcaaagcttgtggaGGAAATGTGAAATTATAATGAGAGTTTATTTGAGGCAGATTTCCtgctaaaacaacacaaagtacAGAGTTCATGTTCAGAGCAGACAAATGTTTGTTAGTCAGTCTCTGAACTTTCAGCATTTTAACTCTTTCAAGGTGGAGCTAATATTAACACCTTATACTGTTGAATAATCTATCATTTCTTTCTCACAGCCTCCTTCAGTCTTTCTACTTACAGCTGCTGTGCAAATGATCATTAAACTAAATCAGCACAACACTGCCATCTACTGgacaattaaaatattacagtcaGGTTGTAAAAAGGAACAAttgtgttattcttcttctAGACATTggataataaaaaacataaattatgtgttaatattatgttaaatatgtttataaaaTGCTGAGTCAGGTTCTCTCAGCTGTCCTCAGAGTAAAAGCAACAATACAGAAGtgtagaaatactccattacaagaaAAGTTTCTgcatgaaaagagagagatgggtgtCTGTTCGTTCATGGTTTATTACCTTAACATCGTGTAATGAAGTATTTGGAGTCCTCCAGCTGTGACCTGGAAATcattttccctccttcatcatcGAGGATGTTGTGAATGAAGTATAAGAACTCTAATAATACATAAATGGTTCTGAtcacttaaatgtaaaatatgatgcCACTCAGCTTTGTGTCTCCTATAAAATCATCCTGAGCctaaaaagacataaatagtCTATTTGTGTCTTATTCTGTGACAGCCATACGCTGCTATAGATCTATaatcaaatgataaaacatggAGCACTTATCAGCTGTTTTCCTTCCAGATATCATTATGTAGAAATCATTAGGTGACAGTTTAAAGAgttaattaattttatattgtacaaacttcacagttgaaactatTCCTTAATAGTTTCTTTATATTGTTGACTGACTTCTTCATATTCAACATTgtagtttttgtgtgtctgtaatcTCTTCTTGTGAATTAAATTCTTCTGTCCTcaccaggaggagctgagacgTGAGTGAGGGAAGTGAACCGTATAAAAAGCAGCCAGTACTTCTTTAAAACTGTTCCTCTTCCCTTGAATGGACCTTTGCTTGataactcctccctcttcttcctgctctcaacCACACAACAAACTCCCTCCCACTCTGAGCTcatatttccttgttccctcccctttAGATCTATCATTGGACAATGGGTGTATCCAACAGGTAAATCAGTACAGAGCTGCTTTTACTACTGAGTCACATGTTGTTCAGATCAGAGCTCAGACCTGTTTCACTTATcaggaagtgaaactcagacagtcattgccactgagagctgaaatggcacAGAGAGGCGATCAGCTGGACAGAGAAACTTTCTGTTGTTCAATCtgtttggatctactgaaggatccagtggctattccctgtggacacagctactgtatgagctgtattaaaggattctgggatggagaggatcagaggaagatctacagctgccctcagtgcagacagatcTTTGCACCGAGGCCTGTCTTGgggaaaaacaccatgttagcagctttagtggagcagctgaagaagactggactccaagctgctcctgctgatcactgctatgctggacctgaagatgtggcctgtgatgtctgcactgggaggaagctgaaagccttcaagtcctgtctgcagtgtctcatctcttactgtgagaatcacctccagcctcattacaATGTtggtcaatttaaaaaacacaagctggtcgaCCCCTCCAAGACGCttcaggagaacatctgctctcgtcatgatgaggtgatgaagatgttctgtcgtactgatcagcagagtatctgttatctctgctctgtggatgaacataaaggccacaacacagtctcagctgcagcagaaaggactgagaggcagagagagctcgaggtgagtcgactaaacatccagcagagaatccaggacagagagaaagatgtgaagctgcttcaacaggaggtggaggccgtcagtcgctctgctgataaagcagtggaggacaatGAGAAGAttttcactgagctgatccgtctcctccagaaaagaagctctgatgtgaagcagcagatcagatcccagcagggaactgaagtgagtggagtcaaagagcttcaggagaagctacagcaggagatcactgagctaaagaagaaagacgctgaactgaagcagctctcacacacagaggatcacaaccagtttctacacaactacccctcagtgtcacaactcagtgaacctacagactcatccagcatcaatatccgtcctctgagatactttgaggatgtgacagcagctgtgtcaaagctcagagataaactacaggacatcctgaaggaggaatggacaaacatctcactgacagtgactgaagtggacgttttactgtcagaaccaaaaccagagcccaagaccagagctgagtttttaagatattcatgtgaaatcactctggatccaaacacaacacacacagagctgttattatctgaggggaacagaaaagcaacaTACACGAGTCAAAAACAGTCTTATTATAGTcacccagacagattcactTACTGGcatcaggtcctgagtagagagagtctgactggacgttgttactgggaggtggactGGAGAGGGACAAAATTTCGtatagcagtcgcatacaagaatatcagcagagtaGGGAGCTCGAATGAATGTGgatttggatataatgacaaatcttggatGTTATATTGTCACACTAATggttatactttttatttcaacaaTGTCAAAACTCCCATCTCGAGTCctggttcctccagagtcggagtgtacctggatcacagagcaggtattctgtccttctacagcgtctctgaaaccatgactctcctccacagagtccagaccacattcactcagcctctctatgctggactttggcTTGTCTATGATGGagtcacagctgagttgtgtaaactcAAATAGACAAAAGtaatttcagacttcatgtgtcagattctgtgtttttttaatttttcatggttttgtctccatgttttcaAACTGCTCAGAGTTCAGCTGTCACACTAATAGTGATTGTCAAcacttttttgaaaatgaaatgacaagtgaataagataaataagaaatGGAAGTGATAAATGATtaggtaaataaataagtagacAAATGTATAGAAAAcaagataaaatattaattgCGCTGCCAGTCATACAGGATGCTTTAGACTGCTTTACATTGTGTTTTAAACAAAGGCTGTGAGAAAGTAAGTGGATGAATTAATAATCCCATTCCTGCCTCATCCAGGTAGGCAAGGAATGAGTCCCAGATAGCcgaacatttatttaatttagttaattCTCAAAAACCTGAGTCTTTCCAATTATATGACTGAAATCATGTGAATCATCCACCTTTGAAAAGAAGGGGGAGAAGATGATATACATTACCTTTTGATAGTCGGGAGGCGTACAGTAGATTGTGAGCAGTCTCCAGTTTGAAGGATCTCTTATAGGCCTTTGAAGAATAGCAGTCACATTTTTTTGGACCAAAGTCcagataaagagagacagaaccAGAAAGCCCCACAAGATCCAACACCTGTCACAGAACGGCGAAACAAAGGGATAGATCTGGTGTATATGAtgatgtgaacttctctttgctataaatgttagtttcatgttgtaattataatgataataatcaacAAGTagatcattaatgatgttcttagTACATAGCTGACATACTGGGTGGATGaagtgaatctgaatctgaaatcACTGAacagactttactgattggatggtTGATCAGTCTCAAGCTTTacataatcaataaaaaaaagttttcaaaagtgagaaaagtcttctgtcttcatctcagtgtttcattcaaagcttgtggaGGAAATGTGAAATTATAATGAGAGTTTATTTGAGGCAGTGAACTTTCTGCTTTCTTCACTAAAGCATTTTAACTCTTTCAAGTTGGAGCTAATATTAACACCTTATACTGTTGAATAACCTATCATTTCTTTCTCACATTCTCCTTCAGTCTTTCTACTTTCAGCTGCTGTGCAAATGATCATTAAACTAAATCAGCACAACACTGCCATCTACTGgacaattaaaatattacagtcaAGTGGTAAAAAAGAACAAttgtgttattcttcttctAGACATtggataataaaaaaattaattatgtGTTAATATTATGTTAAAGATGTTTATAAAATGCTGAATCAGGTTCTGTCAGCTGTCCTCAGAGTAAAAGCAACAATACAGAAGtgtagaaatactccattacaagacAAGTTTCTGCATGAAAATAGAGAGATGGGTGTCTGTTTGTTCATGGTTTATTACCTTAACATCGTGTAATGAAGTATTTGGAGTCCTCCAGCTGTGACCTGGAAATcattttccctccttcatcatcGAGGATGTTGTAAATGAAGTATAAGAACTCTAATAATACATAAATGGTTCTGAtcacttaaatgtaaaatatgacacCATATAGCTTTGTGTCTCCTATAAAATCATCCTGAACCtaaaatgaacatcagactgtcatgaattaaataatcaatacatTATTTAAACATAATCTGCAGGCTGAAGCTGTATTTATTACTCCTTTATGTTGGTTCTTTTCTTTCGGTAATTAACAGATTTAAAtagtatatttgtgttttattctatGACAGCCAGACGCTGCTATAGATCTATaatcaaatgataaaacatggAGTAGTTATCAGCTGTTTTCCTTCCAGATATCAATATGTAGAAATGATTAAGTATAACAGTTTAAAGAgttaattaattttatattgTACAAACTTCAGAGTTGAAACTATTACTTAATACTTTCTTTATATTGTTGACTGActtcttcatatttaacattgtagtttttgtgtgtctgtaatcTCTTTTTGTGAATTAAATTCTTCTGTCCTcaccaggaggagctgagatGTGAATGAGGGAAGTGAACCGTATAAAAAGCAGCCAGTACTTCTTTAAAACTGTTTCTCTTCCCTTGAATGAACCCGTGCTTGataactcctccctcttcttcctgctctcaaacacacaacaaactcCCTCCCACTCTGAGCTcatatttccttgttccctcccctttAGATCTATCATTGGAcaatgggtgtaaccaacatgtcaCACAGTACACAGCTGCTTTTACTACTGAGTCATATGTTGTTCAGATCAGAGCTCAGACCTGTTTCACTTATcaggaagtgaaactcagacagtcgttgcaactgagagctgaaatggcgcagaaagGAGTTCAGCTCGACCAAGAAGCCTTCTGTTGTTCAATCtgtttggatctactgaaggatccagtgactattccctgtggacatagctactgtatgagctgtattaaaggattctgggatggagaggatcagagtaAGATctgctgccctcagtgcagacaggccttcacaccgaggcctgtcctgggGAAAAACACCattttagcagctttagtggagcagctgaagaagactggactccaagctgctcctgctgatcactgctatgctggacctgaagatgtggcctgtgatgtctgcactgggaggaagctgaaggccttcaagtcctgtctgacctgtccagcctcttactgtgagaatcacctccagcctcattacGATGCAGctccattaaagaaacacaagctggtggagccctcagagaagctccaggagaacctctgctctcgtcatgatgaagtgatgaagatgttctgtcgtactgatcagcagagtatctgttatctctgccctgtggatgaacataaaggccacgacacagtctcagctgcagtagaaaggactgagaggcagagagagctcgaggtgagtcgactaaacatccagcagagaatccaggacagagagaaagatgtgaagctgcttcaacaggaggtggagaccgtcagtcgctctgctgataaagcagtggaggacagtgagaagaccttcactcagctgatctgTGTCATACAGAAAAAAAGCTCTGATGTCAGACaacagatcagatcccagcaggaaactgaagtgagtcgagTCATAGaacttcaggagaagctgcagcaggagatcactgagctgaagaggaaagacgctgaactgaagaagctctcacacacagaggatcacaaccagtttctacacaactacccctcagtgtcacaactcagtgaacctacagactcatccagcatcaatatccgtcctctcagatactttgaggatgtgacagcagctgtgtcagagctcagagataaactacaggacatcctgaaggacaaatggacaaacatctcagcGACAGTGattgaagtggacgttttactgtcagaacagAGCCCAAAACCAGAGCTGGGTTTTTacaatattcatgtgaaatcactctggatccaaacacagtcaACACATATCTGTTATTATCtaaggggaacagaaaagcaacaTACACAAGACAACatcagtcttattctagtcacccAGATAGATTCACTGATAAgtgtcaggtcctgagtagagagagtctgactggacgttgttactgggaggtggactGGAGAGGGACAGAATTTCGtatagcagtcgcatacaagaatatcagcagagtaGGGAGCTCAGATGAATGTGgatttggatataatgacaaatcttggacGTTACATTGTTTAACTAACCGttataatttttatttcaaCAACATCTTAACTCCTATCTCAGGTCCTCGTTCCTCCAGAGtaggagtgtacctggatcacagagcaggtattctgtccttctacagcgtctctgaaaccatgactctcctccacagagtccagaccacattcactcagcctctctatgctggactttatCTTTTCTATGATGGagtcacagctgagttgtgtaaactcAAATAGACAAAAGTAATtccagacttcatgtgtcagattctgtgtttttgatttttcatgtttttgtctccatgttttcaAACTGCTCAGAGTTCAGCTGTCACACTAATAGTGATTGTCAAcacttttttaactttatgtatgtgttgtttatatcatcagtttctttaatatatgtacatttttcatttgtgtttttttatccaTGCAGGATATCACTGCTCACGATGATGTTGCTttcttgaaaatgaaatgacaagTGAATAAGATGAATAAGAAATGGAAGTGATAAATGATTAGGTAAATTAATAAGTAGACAAATGTATAgaaaacaagataaaataacAATTGCGCTGCCAGTTATACAGGATGCTTTAGACTGCTATACATTATGTTTCAAACAAAGGCTGTGAGAAAGTAAGTGGATGAATTAATAATCCCATTCCTGCCTCATCCAGGTAGGCAAGGAATGAGTCCCAGATAgctgaacatttatttaatttagttaattCTCAAAAACCTGAGTCTTTCCAATTATATGACTGAAATCATGTGAATCATCCACCTTTGAAAAGAAGGGGGAGAAATTGATATATGTTACCTTATGATAGTCGGGAGGCGTACAGTAGATTGTGAGCAGTCTCCGGTTTGAAGGATCTCTTATAGGCCTTTGAAGAATAGCAGTCATATTATTTTTGGGACCAAAGTCcagataaagagagacagaaccAGAAAGCCCCACGAGATCCAACACCTGTCACAGAACAGCGAAACAAAGGGATAGATCTGGTGTATATGAtgatgtgaacttctctttgctataaatgttagtttcatgttataattataatgataataatcagcAAGTagatcattaatgatgttcttagTACATAGCTGACATACTGGGTGGATGaagtgaatctgaatctgaaatcACTGAacagactttactgattggatggtTGATCAGTCTCAAGCTTTacataatcaataaaaaaaagttttgaaaagtGAGCAAAgtattttcttctgtcttcatctcagtgtttcattcaaagcttgtggaGGAAATGTGAAATTATAATGAGAGTTTATTTGAGGCAGTTAACTTTCAGCTTTCTTCACTAAAGCATTTTAACTCATTCAAGGTGGAGCTAATATTAACACCTTATACTGTTGAATAATCTATCATTTCTTTCTCACAGTCTCCTTCAGTCTTTCTACTTACAGCTGCTGTGCAAATGATCATTAAACTGAATCAGCACAACACTGCCATCTACTGgacaattaaaatattacagtcaGGTTGTAAAAAGGAACAAttgtgttattcttcttctAGACACTggataataaaaaacataaattttGTGTTAATATTCTGTTAGATATGTTTATAAAATGCTGAATCAGGTTCTGTCAGCTGTCCTCAGAGTAAAAGCAACAATACAGAAGtgtagaaatactccattaTAAGAAAAGTTTCTGCATGAAAATAGAAGGATGGGTGTCTGTTCGTTCATGGTTTATTACCTTAACATCGTGTAATGAAGTATTTGGAGTCCTCCAGCTGTGACCTGGAAATcattttccctccttcatcatcGAGGATGTTGTGAATGAAGTATAAGAACTCTAATAATACATAAATGGTTCTGAtcacttaaatgtaaaatatgacgCCACACAGCTTTGTGTCTCCTATAAAATCATCCTGAACCtaaaatgaacatcagactgtcatgaattaaataatcaatacatTATTTAAACATAATCTGCAGGCTGAAGCTGTATTTATTACTCCTTTATGTTGGTTCTTTTCTTTCAGTAATTAACAGATTTAAATAGTCTATTTATGTCTTATTCTATGACAGCCAGACGCTGCTATAGATCTATaatcaaatgataaaacatggAGCAGTTATCAGCTGTTTTCCTTCCAGATATCAATATGTAGAAATTATTAGGTGACAGTTTAAATAgttaattaattttatattgTATAAACTTCAGAGTTGAAACTATTACTTAATGCTTTCTATATATTGATGACTGActtcttcatattt
This genomic interval from Scomber japonicus isolate fScoJap1 chromosome 17, fScoJap1.pri, whole genome shotgun sequence contains the following:
- the LOC128377184 gene encoding tripartite motif-containing protein 16-like; this encodes MAQRGDQLDRETFCCSICLDLLKDPVAIPCGHSYCMSCIKGFWDGEDQRKIYSCPQCRQIFAPRPVLGKNTMLAALVEQLKKTGLQAAPADHCYAGPEDVACDVCTGRKLKAFKSCLQCLISYCENHLQPHYNVGQFKKHKLVDPSKTLQENICSRHDEVMKMFCRTDQQSICYLCSVDEHKGHNTVSAAAERTERQRELEVSRLNIQQRIQDREKDVKLLQQEVEAVSRSADKAVEDNEKIFTELIRLLQKRSSDVKQQIRSQQGTEVSGVKELQEKLQQEITELKKKDAELKQLSHTEDHNQFLHNYPSVSQLSEPTDSSSINIRPLRYFEDVTAAVSKLRDKLQDILKEEWTNISLTVTEVDVLLSEPKPEPKTRAEFLRYSCEITLDPNTTHTELLLSEGNRKATYTSQKQSYYSHPDRFTYWHQVLSRESLTGRCYWEVDWRGTKFRIAVAYKNISRVGSSNECGFGYNDKSWMLYCHTNGYTFYFNNVKTPISSPGSSRVGVYLDHRAGILSFYSVSETMTLLHRVQTTFTQPLYAGLWLVYDGVTAELCKLK